The nucleotide sequence ATCAGCGAACCGAACATGCAACGAATATTCATCCGCTTCTGAATAGACGGCCACAGTGGCGATGCCCAATTCCTTACAGGCCCGGATGATCCGTAATGCGATTTCACCTCGATTGGCTATAAGTATTTTCTTGAACAACCCTAAGATCTCCAGCAGTTAAACTTCGGCTCACAGCTTTTCAATTTTGAACAAGACCTGATTGTATTCGACTGGTTGGGCATTTTCAACAAGGATCGCGACGATGCGGCCACGCCACTCAGACTCGATTTCATTCATGAGCTTCATGGCTTCAATAATGCAAAGAACCTGGTTCGGTGCCACAATATCACCAACTTCGACGTAAGGTGGCGCATCTGGTGCCGGTGCTCGATAGAAAGTTCCCACCATCGGTGACCTCACCTCGACGATGTTATCGGAACTTGGCTCTGGAGCAGGTGGTGCAACTGCGGCGACTGGCGATTGGGCGCCCGGCAATGAGGCGACCTCCTGAACCTGGGGCAAAGGTGTAGGCAGCGAGGCAGAGGGAGGAGGTGCAACGATCGTTGAGGGCGCTGATGAGTTCGTGCCTTTGCGAATACGCACTTTCTTGCCCCAACGACTGACCTCAAGTTCATTAATTTGGCTTTGTTCGACCAGTTCAATTAATTTCTTAATTTCTTTCGGCC is from candidate division KSB1 bacterium and encodes:
- the accB gene encoding acetyl-CoA carboxylase biotin carboxyl carrier protein, producing MRPKEIKKLIELVEQSQINELEVSRWGKKVRIRKGTNSSAPSTIVAPPPSASLPTPLPQVQEVASLPGAQSPVAAVAPPAPEPSSDNIVEVRSPMVGTFYRAPAPDAPPYVEVGDIVAPNQVLCIIEAMKLMNEIESEWRGRIVAILVENAQPVEYNQVLFKIEKL